A genomic stretch from Acetobacter ascendens includes:
- the rnpA gene encoding ribonuclease P protein component yields MDGPAAQEQPAAESARSLRLKKRKQFLFLASRGRKAPVPGLVLQLFRRPDTDVARVGFTVTKKVGNSVVRNRVRRRLREVVRIVEADMPLNGLDLVLIGRGATINRPFAALVADFRKALALCQRDS; encoded by the coding sequence ATGGACGGGCCTGCAGCGCAGGAGCAGCCAGCGGCGGAGTCTGCACGATCTCTGCGGCTTAAAAAGAGGAAGCAATTCCTCTTTCTGGCTTCTCGCGGGCGTAAAGCGCCTGTGCCGGGGCTTGTTTTGCAGCTTTTCCGGCGTCCGGATACGGATGTCGCGCGTGTAGGCTTTACGGTTACCAAAAAGGTCGGCAACTCCGTGGTGCGTAACCGCGTGCGCCGCAGGTTGCGCGAAGTTGTGCGTATTGTAGAAGCCGATATGCCGCTAAACGGTCTGGACCTTGTTCTTATAGGCCGTGGTGCCACCATAAATCGCCCATTTGCGGCGCTGGTGGCTGATTTCCGTAAAGCATTAGCGTTGTGCCAGCGGGATTCCTGA